A window of Cryptomeria japonica chromosome 3, Sugi_1.0, whole genome shotgun sequence contains these coding sequences:
- the LOC131074333 gene encoding subtilisin-like protease SBT1.7, whose protein sequence is MANASLAALILMLLTISPIFLGKAEAEDSRKPYIVHMMKSMKPQHFNLHQHWYASMLNQVSTSDTESDMLYTYDTLLHGFAARMSKAEAEAMQNIDGCLGVIPSSLNQIATTRTPEFLGLAASSSSSGVWSKYSTNGEDIIIGVIDTGIWPESQSFNDQGLGPIPSKWKGGCENGRAFNSSHCNKKIIGARYFFKGYEKTDLINQTLEYKSPRDNDGHGTHTASTIAGAAVPATSFLGFANGTARGMAPRARLAIYKVCWANGCDDADVAAAMEQAIADGVDIISLSISSEDQPFHKDVKAIAEFGAMEKGVFVSAAAGNEGPRSSSLSNPAPWITTVGASTIDRDFPASLVLGNQDIHRGTSTYKAKDTIQERPLPLVYISTNNSSSRCLAGGLDPNIVKGKIVLCDQGDSTTPEKGKVVATAGGSGMIVVNGMRYGDLHRITNTNGLPAINVGFRAGEKIKAYINNTGINATAVLGLPGLTVVGKTVSAPIVAGFSSRGPTVAYPHILKPDMIAPGVNILAAYAEVEEKALPYVFLSGTSMACPHVSGIAALIKAVHPTWSPAAIKSALMTSSSIVDNTEQAIRDSSTMEAADTFAIGAGHVDPTGAVNPGLVYDLEPEDYVNFLCTLNYTSQQIALLTKKSISCPNPSLEVGDLNYPSFSVLFNSSKELIQVKRRTVTNVGAEGHAVYRASVKSPPGVKITVQPETLELTKLDDKASYSVRFVTNVTSSSVSHQFGEIRWTCIEGGTHVVRSPVVLQWPRAD, encoded by the coding sequence ATGGCCAACGCGTCGCTTGCCGCTCTGATTCTCATGCTTCTCACAATCTCACCCATCTTTTTAGGCAAGGCTGAAGCTGAAGATTCAAGAAAACCATATATTGTTCACATGATGAAGTCGATGAAACCTCAGCACTTCAATTTACACCAGCACTGGTATGCTTCGATGCTGAACCAGGTCTCAACATCTGATACTGAAAGTGACATGCTATATACATATGATACACTACTGCACGGCTTTGCTGCGAGGATGAGTAAAGCAGAGGCTGAAGCCATGCAGAATATAGATGGATGCTTGGGCGTAATCCCCTCTTCTCTCAATCAAATCGCCACCACCCGAACACCTGAGTTCCTGGGGCTGGCCGCTTCTTCTTCTTCGTCAGGAGTATGGTCCAAATATTCAACTAATGGCGAGGACATTATCATAGGAGTGATCGACACAGGAATATGGCCTGAAAGCCAAAGCTTCAATGATCAAGGCCTTGGACCCATTCCTTCAAAATGGAAGGGCGGATGTGAGAATGGGCGGGCGTTCAATTCTTCGCACTGTAATAAAAAGATCATTGGAGCTCGCTACTTTTTCAAAGGCTACGAGAAGACAGATCTCATCAACCAAACCCTGGAGTATAAATCTCCTCGAGACAACGACGGCCATGGCACACACACAGCTTCTACCATTGCTGGGGCTGCAGTGCCTGCGACCAGTTTCTTGGGTTTCGCCAATGGAACGGCCAGAGGAATGGCCCCTCGAGCCAGGCTGGCAATCTACAAAGTTTGTTGGGCAAATGGCTGCGATGATGCAGATGTAGCTGCTGCCATGGAACAAGCTATCGCAGATGGCGTGGACATCATTTCTTTGTCAATTAGCTCGGAAGACCAGCCATTTCACAAGGATGTCAAAGCCATCGCAGAATTTGGGGCGATGGAGAAGGGTGTTTTTGTTTCTGCCGCGGCAGGTAATGAAGGACCTCGTTCGTCTTCTCTCAGTAATCCAGCCCCCTGGATTACTACCGTGGGTGCCAGCACCATCGACAGAGATTTCCCTGCTTCTCTAGTCTTGGGCAACCAAGATATACACAGGGGAACTTCTACATACAAGGCTAAAGATACAATTCAAGAGAGACCTCTTCCTCTGGTCTATATATCAACCAACAATAGCTCAAGTCGTTGCCTCGCTGGCGGCCTTGATCCAAATATTGTGAAGGGGAAAATCGTGCTGTGTGATCAAGGGGATTCTACCACCCCTGAGAAAGGCAAGGTTGTGGCGACAGCAGGGGGTTCAGGAATGATTGTGGTGAATGGAATGCGTTATGGTGACCTGCACCGGATTACCAATACTAACGGTCTACCGGCTATCAATGTGGGTTTTAGAGCTGGAGAAAAAATCAAGGCCTATATCAACAACACCGGGATTAATGCCACTGCTGTCTTGGGCCTCCCAGGATTGACTGTAGTGGGAAAGACCGTATCTGCTCCCATTGTGGCTGGCTTTTCATCCAGAGGACCCACTGTAGCATACCCACATATTCTGAAGCCAGATATGATTGCTCCCGGTGTGAACATATTGGCAGCATATGCGGAAGTGGAAGAAAAAGCCTTGCCATACGTGTTTCTATCAGGGACATCCATGGCCTGTCCCCACGTCAGTGGCATTGCAGCACTCATAAAAGCAGTTCACCCTACGTGGAGCCCGGCCGCCATTAAGTCTGCCCTCATGACTTCTTCTTCCATTGTTGACAATACAGAGCAGGCCATCAGAGACTCATCGACCATGGAAGCAGCCGACACATTTGCCATTGGCGCCGGTCACGTGGACCCAACAGGTGCAGTAAATCCCGGGCTTGTTTATGATCTGGAACCTGAGGACTATGTCAACTTTCTCTGCACGCTCAATTACACCTCTCAACAGATTGCTCTTCTCACCAAGAAATCAATTTCCTGTCCGAATCCCAGTTTGGAAGTCGGAGATCTCAACTACCCATCGTTCTCTGTGCTGTTCAACTCTAGCAAGGAATTGATTCAGGTGAAGAGAAGAACAGTGACGAATGTGGGTGCAGAAGGTCATGCCGTGTATCGAGCGAGCGTGAAGAGCCCTCCCGGAGTAAAAATAACCGTGCAACCAGAGACGTTAGAGCTCACAAAGCTGGACGATAAAGCAAGCTATAGTGTGAGATTTGTAACCAACGTAACATCTTCATCTGTGTCTCATCAGTTCGGAGAAATAAGATGGACGTGCATAGAAGGAGGAACACACGTTGTTCGTAGCCCAGTTGTTCTGCAATGGCCACGTGCTGATTAA
- the LOC131074358 gene encoding uncharacterized protein LOC131074358 produces the protein MSVSFGIFKPDNGGDVDDVLVHMTAVAASLQNARNINVAIFRCLDCSWAAVFAVAKEVSQSADRTALNLPEAEAFIEGLKCEVKIVDSGYFTLNSQQTNKVDLFAQLSLGDIVSVRRIHCGSKRQDMLSYSCLAILKAYFNRLNGVYSYSFYDSLDGKRIIGLGVWNNIQSALAMVKYPETNPALPYWKEVGAKQLKYHVCQVVYVTETVSTTNCTPGFRT, from the exons ATGAGTGTGTCATTTGGGATCTTCAAGCCCGACAATGGCGGCGACGTCGACGATGTACTAGTCCACATGACAGCCGTGGCAGCTTCTTTACAAAACGCCCGCAACATTAACGTTGCCATTTTTAGGTGTCTCGATTGTTCATGG GCTGCTGTTTTTGCAGTAGCAAAGGAGGTATCCCAAAGCGCTGACAGAACAGCCTTGAATCTGCCTGAG GCAGAAGCGTTTATCGAGGGATTAAAGTGCGAGGTGAAAATAGTGGACTCGGGTTACTTCACCCTCAATTCCCAGCAGACAAACAAAGTTGACCTCTTTGCGCAGCTGTCGTTGGGCGATATAGTGAGCGTTCGCAGAATCCACTGCGGATCGAAGAGACAAGATATGCTCTCTTACTCATGTCTAGCCATTCTCAAAGCCTATTTTAACCGACTGAACGGCGTATATTCATATTCCTTCTATGACTCGCTTGACGGGAAGCGGATTATCGGTCTGGGTGTGTGGAATAACATTCAGTCTGCGTTGGCCATGGTGAAGTATCCAGAAACCAACCCTGCACTGCCGTACTGGAAAGAGGTTGGGGCAAAACAGCTAAAGTACCATGTATGCCAGGTTGTCTATGTGACAGAAACTGTTTCCACCACAAATTGCACTCCTGGGTTTAGGACATAG